One stretch of Tepiditoga spiralis DNA includes these proteins:
- the thrC gene encoding threonine synthase, giving the protein MKYKLKCISCGQTFEKDEVEYTCPKCGNRLGTLEVIYDYDSINIKKSDFEKNAPLWQFEKILPIEKNSYKTHLYVGGTPLYKFKNFDGVDLLIKYDGSNPTGSYKDRASAIAVTKAIEKNYDTIYCASTGNAASSLAGISAPTKLKTHIFLPASAPIAKISQLFVYGANVIAIDGSYDKAFDISLEIGNEKGWYCRNSAINPYLLEGKKTGALEIIVQNDFIVPEYIMVSVGDGTVISSLYKGFYDFYMTGITNKIPKIIGVQAENAASIKKAFEDGEPFKPHDLEAKTIADSISVGKPRDVIKACKYVKKSKGTFISVSDSEIIEAIGELAVKTGIFSEPAGAVPYAGFKKLNKNKFFNGSVCIVVTGNGLKDIKAVDSFVDLKVYKHKEDIKI; this is encoded by the coding sequence ATGAAGTATAAACTAAAGTGTATCAGTTGTGGACAAACATTTGAAAAAGATGAAGTTGAATACACGTGTCCAAAATGTGGAAATAGACTTGGAACGCTTGAAGTTATTTATGACTATGATTCTATAAACATCAAAAAGTCTGATTTTGAAAAAAATGCACCACTTTGGCAGTTTGAAAAGATACTACCAATTGAAAAAAATAGTTATAAAACTCATTTATACGTTGGTGGAACACCTTTATACAAGTTTAAAAACTTTGATGGAGTTGACTTATTAATAAAATACGATGGTTCAAATCCAACGGGATCATATAAAGATAGAGCATCAGCAATTGCTGTAACAAAAGCAATTGAAAAAAATTATGATACTATTTACTGCGCTTCAACTGGGAATGCTGCAAGCTCTCTTGCAGGCATTTCTGCACCAACAAAATTAAAAACACATATATTTTTACCAGCATCGGCACCAATAGCAAAAATATCTCAACTCTTTGTATATGGTGCAAATGTTATTGCAATAGATGGAAGCTATGATAAAGCCTTTGATATTTCTCTTGAAATAGGCAATGAAAAAGGATGGTACTGTAGAAACTCAGCAATAAATCCTTACTTACTCGAAGGGAAAAAAACTGGAGCATTGGAAATAATAGTTCAAAACGATTTCATTGTTCCTGAATATATTATGGTGAGTGTTGGTGATGGAACAGTAATAAGCTCTCTTTATAAAGGTTTTTATGATTTTTATATGACTGGAATAACAAATAAAATCCCTAAAATAATAGGAGTTCAAGCAGAAAATGCTGCATCAATAAAAAAAGCATTTGAAGATGGAGAACCATTTAAACCACATGATTTAGAAGCAAAAACAATTGCAGATAGTATATCTGTTGGTAAACCAAGAGACGTCATAAAAGCTTGTAAATATGTAAAAAAATCAAAGGGAACATTTATTTCTGTTAGTGATAGTGAAATAATAGAAGCAATTGGTGAACTTGCTGTAAAAACAGGTATCTTTTCAGAACCAGCAGGCGCAGTGCCTTATGCTGGATTTAAAAAATTGAATAAAAATAAATTCTTTAATGGTAGCGTTTGTATTGTAGTTACTGGAAATGGTTTAAAAGATATAAAAGCAGTTGACTCTTTTGTTGATTTGAAGGTTTATAAACATAAAGAAGATATAAAAATATAA